Proteins encoded by one window of Panicum virgatum strain AP13 chromosome 7N, P.virgatum_v5, whole genome shotgun sequence:
- the LOC120682319 gene encoding vegetative cell wall protein gp1-like: protein MLRQLNLLAATLRLPSLLPSPPPPGARILSLSLSPHVAESPHRPSPSSPPGPLPSSPHTSTAALEDASPPQICSLSPLVRLRTTPCSVRRSSAQIRAHPYAVAPRVPSPDGLTETVPSFRAQPPGAAGPRQWLRPSRSSPSPPRGSPTAPPHPRQGCASSSAASSSNRAPTSTSMSPTPLSEAMQEVLSRILLTTADEFRAAVDVTRTTFPGWRGTAVTTRQHVMFTF from the exons ATGTTGAGACAATTAAATCTTTTGGCGGCTACCCTtcgcctcccttctctcctcccttcccctccgccgccgggtgcCCGGATCCTCTCCCTGTCCCTCTCCCCCCATGTTGCCGAGTCCCCTCACCGCCCGTCCCCTTCGTCGCCACCGGgtcccctcccttcctccccccacacctccaccgccgccctcgAAGACGCCTCCCCACCGCAGATCTGCTCGCTCTCGCCCTTGGTGCGGCTGCGGACAACCCCATGCTCCGTGCGGCGCTCTTCTGCTCAGATACGTGCGCATCCCTACGCCGTCGCGCCACGCGTTCCCTCCCCCGACGGACTGACTGAGACTGTCCCCTCATTCCGCGCGCAGCCTCCGGGCGCCGCCGGTCCTCGGCAATGGCTGCGGCCATCCCGctcttcgccgtcgccgcctcgtgGCTCTCCAACGGCCCCGCCTCATCCCCG CCAAGGGTGCGCCTCCTCATCGGCGGCGAGTTCGTCGAATCGCGCGCCGACGAGCACATCAATGTCACCAACCCC GTTGTCGGAGgcaatgcaggaggtgctgTCGCGGATCCTGCTCACGACCGCCGACGAGTTCAGGGCTGCCGTGGACGTCACCAGGACGACCTTCCCCGGGTGGCGGGGCACGGCCGTTACCACGCGGCAGCATGTCATGTTCACGTTCTAG
- the LOC120680998 gene encoding uncharacterized protein LOC120680998 — MAKTLRQYSVPSSSHIPTGLNIDEGNDGFELKSGLVNLVQATPFYGKASEDANSHFQNFLEVSSTINPKGTTMDNVRLWLFPFSLLGNAKTWFYTNKADFTTWDACSNAFLTKYFLVGKTNALQSKISGFQQLPDEAIPEAWERFQEYMEGWLIIQSFFHGLNKPGQNHIDAVSCGSFLLLDVTGAKALVEKIASNQSWKGEKQTRKGIHHIDSVDMLAAKMDLLMKKLESLH; from the coding sequence ATGGCCAAGACTCTTCGTCAGTACTCGGTCCCGTCCAGCAGCCACATCCCTACTGGACTGAACATCGACGAAGGCAATGATGGCTTTGAGCTCAAATCGGGACTGGTGAACTTGGTTCAAGCGACTCCATTCTAtggaaaggcatccgaggatgccaacTCTCACTTCCAGAACTTCCTGGAAGTGAGTAGTACTATCAACCCCAAAGGTACTACGATGGATAACGTCCGTCTTTGGCTATTCCCATTCTCTTTGCTCGGCAATGCGAAGACGTGGTTCTACACCAACAAAGCAGACTTCACCACTTGGGATGCCTGCTCCAATGCATTCTTGACGAAGTACTTCCtggtgggcaaaaccaatgccctccAGAGCAAAATCTCTGGATTTCAGCAGCTTCCGGATGAagccatcccagaagcttgggaaagATTCCAGGAATACATGGAAGGGTGGCTGATTATTCAGAGCTTCTTTCATGGCCTGAACAAACCAGGTCAGAACCATATCGATGCAGTATCATGTGGTTCTTTCCTCTTGCTCGACGTCACTGGAGCGAAAGCGCTGGTAGAGAAGATTGCGtccaaccagagttggaaaGGAGAAAAGCAGACCCGCAAGGGAATTCATCATATCGACAGTGTCGATATGCTCGCTGCCAAGATGGACCTTCTCATGAAGAAGCTGGAGTCTCTACACTAG